Proteins encoded by one window of Actinocorallia herbida:
- the mptB gene encoding polyprenol phosphomannose-dependent alpha 1,6 mannosyltransferase MptB gives MSASSRWAGAAGIAAALVAVALGLAACLLGPSNAVPESGGGWSLDADPSAALIVALTFGMVGFGTAGVCLGLLAVRRGWLPSPRMLLYGGLLAALAFALAPVAGSTDVQSYALYGRMLLLGHDPYQTVPQLLIDLRDPVAAYAPQAWRQTPSVYGPVSNWLFAGAAWLGGTSMFAVVSVLKLAAAGAFAVVAVLLHRMAEGPAAKVRAHLLWTCNPLMLWACAAGAHNDVFGAAFMVAAFAVFFRASRHTPMWAAGMYAGALIGLAGGVKAPFFIAGVGLAWVARRSLPTLAGLLGGVLATGLGCYLMAGPRAFEVLLDKSQDASPTNPWRYLPRWGIDTTHSQMNQLGYLAAAVIVAALLWKLTPAATRQGQAARFAFAVCAAVLIASPVQHPWYDPLIFPLLALAPRTRIDGLMQIRLAVGSLGFLPGVPQFRGDPWPDPMPFVRDPVNNWWTSAALGMIMCFAVIMVVIPERTARRGSEKKDSTGKTGVLTASGG, from the coding sequence ATGTCCGCTAGCTCCCGTTGGGCCGGGGCGGCCGGGATCGCCGCCGCCCTGGTCGCGGTGGCGCTCGGCCTGGCCGCCTGCCTTCTCGGCCCGTCCAACGCGGTGCCGGAGAGCGGCGGCGGCTGGTCGCTGGACGCCGATCCGAGTGCCGCGCTGATCGTCGCGCTGACCTTCGGCATGGTCGGCTTCGGCACCGCGGGGGTCTGTCTGGGCCTGCTGGCGGTCCGCCGGGGTTGGCTGCCGTCACCGAGGATGCTGCTGTACGGCGGCCTGCTGGCCGCTCTGGCCTTCGCGCTCGCGCCGGTGGCCGGATCCACCGATGTGCAGAGTTATGCCCTGTACGGGCGAATGCTCCTGCTGGGCCATGATCCTTATCAGACGGTCCCGCAACTGCTGATCGATCTGCGCGATCCCGTCGCCGCCTACGCCCCGCAGGCGTGGCGGCAGACCCCGTCGGTGTACGGGCCGGTCTCGAACTGGCTGTTCGCCGGGGCCGCCTGGCTCGGCGGGACGTCCATGTTCGCGGTCGTCTCCGTGCTCAAGCTCGCCGCGGCCGGGGCGTTCGCGGTGGTCGCGGTGCTGTTGCACCGGATGGCCGAGGGCCCCGCGGCCAAGGTCAGGGCGCACCTCCTGTGGACCTGCAACCCGCTGATGCTCTGGGCCTGCGCGGCCGGCGCCCACAATGACGTGTTCGGCGCGGCCTTCATGGTCGCGGCCTTCGCCGTCTTCTTCCGGGCCTCCCGGCACACCCCGATGTGGGCCGCGGGAATGTACGCGGGCGCGCTGATCGGGCTCGCGGGCGGAGTCAAGGCGCCGTTCTTCATCGCGGGAGTGGGTCTCGCCTGGGTCGCGCGCCGCTCCCTGCCGACCCTCGCCGGACTGCTCGGCGGGGTGCTGGCGACCGGGCTCGGCTGCTATCTGATGGCCGGGCCGCGGGCGTTCGAGGTCCTGCTGGACAAATCCCAGGACGCCTCGCCCACCAATCCGTGGCGTTATCTGCCGCGCTGGGGGATCGACACCACACACTCCCAGATGAATCAGCTGGGCTATCTCGCCGCCGCGGTGATCGTCGCGGCGCTGCTGTGGAAACTCACCCCGGCGGCCACCCGTCAGGGGCAGGCCGCGCGGTTCGCCTTCGCGGTGTGCGCCGCGGTGCTCATCGCCTCGCCCGTCCAGCACCCCTGGTACGACCCGCTGATCTTCCCGCTGCTCGCGCTCGCGCCGCGCACGCGGATCGACGGACTGATGCAGATCCGGCTCGCCGTGGGATCCTTGGGCTTCCTGCCAGGGGTGCCGCAGTTCCGCGGCGACCCGTGGCCGGATCCGATGCCGTTCGTGCGCGATCCCGTGAACAACTGGTGGACCTCGGCAGCTCTGGGAATGATCATGTGCTTCGCCGTGATCATGGTGGTCATTCCGGAGCGAACCGCCCGTAGGGGCTCCGAGAAAAAGGATTCCACCGGAAAAACAGGAGTTCTCACCGCCTCGGGCGGGTGA
- a CDS encoding glycosyltransferase family 2 protein, whose protein sequence is MPHPKASVIVPVYNCRTSLEHCVGSVLSQTLSDLELICVDDGSTDGSLELLRQISDPRMTVITQPNSGGPGAPRNAGLDRATGEFVLFLDADDWLGPRALELMVGMAEDNDTDIVIGKYVGVGRKVPVRLFRQTVARTTIYDDKPDLYATLAPLKLFRRELIGDMRFPEGLLSHEDQEFTALAYFKAKAVSVLADYDAYFWVEREDGSSIMQQGGAVDDAFFPVIGRVMRLVEAHTEPGNARNRMLRRHFREEVMSRFGRAYLASSPADRVITEGYARELMEQHLTPEITEASAPFFRQLAHCLLNGREDLLPEIVAFRVAVDAEEAVAPLKAVDGRIYQDTPGFGELPDSCYDVSDRVPFRVALTRAEWEGSGLVLEGDVELPGAVPAELSVVLRDRNDDPVEYPFAVASTAPFRVVLDLAETTLAKGRWDLVVRASLGGVPLAARPSLGELEVPGDRYVPVHDGKPVVRGHVTDYGNLSVDAGWQSKTPEWSASARVVGGALEVVGEMPASTPVKIVAKLRGESEVVEVPAKFSGDSFTASLPLKQMRDGTWQIEFEVGGMRGAFLPDALASGRIGLRRTGRPYRTNGGRLAATLAAAPVLPRLLAKAGLRGRP, encoded by the coding sequence GTGCCTCACCCCAAAGCCAGCGTCATCGTGCCGGTCTACAACTGCCGGACGAGCCTGGAACACTGCGTCGGATCGGTGCTCTCTCAGACCCTGAGCGATCTCGAACTGATCTGCGTGGACGACGGCTCGACCGACGGCAGCCTCGAGCTGCTGCGGCAGATCAGCGACCCACGGATGACCGTGATCACCCAGCCGAACTCCGGCGGCCCCGGCGCCCCCCGCAACGCGGGCCTGGACCGGGCGACGGGCGAGTTCGTCCTCTTCCTCGACGCCGACGACTGGCTCGGGCCCCGCGCCCTTGAGCTGATGGTCGGCATGGCCGAGGACAACGACACCGACATCGTGATCGGCAAGTACGTCGGCGTCGGCCGCAAGGTCCCGGTCCGGCTGTTCCGCCAGACCGTCGCCCGCACCACGATCTACGACGACAAACCCGACCTGTACGCCACGCTGGCGCCGCTCAAGCTGTTCCGGCGCGAGCTCATCGGGGACATGCGCTTCCCCGAGGGACTGCTGTCGCACGAGGACCAGGAGTTCACGGCCCTCGCGTACTTCAAGGCCAAGGCCGTCAGCGTGCTCGCCGACTACGACGCCTACTTCTGGGTGGAGCGTGAGGACGGCAGCAGCATCATGCAGCAGGGCGGCGCCGTCGACGACGCGTTCTTCCCGGTGATCGGCAGGGTGATGCGCCTGGTCGAGGCGCACACCGAGCCGGGCAACGCGCGCAACCGCATGCTGCGGCGGCACTTCCGCGAGGAGGTCATGTCCCGGTTCGGGCGCGCCTACCTCGCCTCGTCCCCCGCGGACCGGGTGATCACCGAGGGCTACGCCCGCGAGCTGATGGAGCAGCACCTCACCCCGGAGATCACCGAGGCGAGCGCCCCCTTCTTCCGGCAGCTCGCCCACTGCCTGCTCAACGGCCGCGAGGACCTGCTGCCCGAGATCGTGGCCTTCCGGGTCGCCGTGGACGCCGAGGAGGCGGTCGCGCCGCTCAAGGCGGTCGACGGCCGGATCTACCAGGACACGCCGGGCTTCGGCGAACTGCCGGACTCCTGCTATGACGTCTCCGACCGGGTCCCGTTCCGGGTCGCGCTGACCCGCGCCGAATGGGAGGGCTCCGGCCTCGTCCTGGAAGGCGACGTGGAGCTGCCCGGGGCGGTCCCGGCCGAACTGTCGGTGGTGCTGCGCGACCGGAACGACGACCCCGTCGAGTACCCGTTCGCGGTGGCGTCGACCGCGCCGTTCCGGGTCGTCCTCGACCTCGCCGAGACCACCCTCGCCAAGGGCCGCTGGGACCTCGTGGTGCGCGCCTCGCTGGGCGGGGTGCCGCTGGCGGCCCGCCCGTCGCTGGGCGAGCTGGAGGTGCCCGGCGACAGGTACGTCCCGGTCCACGACGGCAAGCCCGTGGTCCGAGGGCATGTCACCGACTACGGAAACCTGAGCGTCGACGCCGGATGGCAGTCCAAGACGCCGGAGTGGTCCGCCTCGGCCCGGGTCGTGGGCGGCGCCCTCGAGGTCGTCGGGGAAATGCCGGCGTCCACCCCCGTCAAGATCGTGGCGAAGCTGCGCGGCGAGAGCGAGGTGGTCGAGGTCCCGGCGAAGTTCTCCGGTGACTCCTTCACCGCGTCCCTGCCGCTCAAGCAGATGCGCGACGGCACCTGGCAGATCGAGTTCGAGGTCGGCGGGATGCGCGGCGCGTTCCTGCCGGACGCGCTCGCCTCCGGCCGGATCGGGCTGCGCCGCACGGGGCGGCCCTACCGGACGAACGGCGGGCGCCTCGCGGCCACCCTCGCCGCCGCGCCGGTGCTGCCGCGATTGCTCGCGAAGGCGGGCCTGCGCGGCAGGCCCTGA
- a CDS encoding acylneuraminate cytidylyltransferase — protein sequence MRLHSGLHTGRAVCVIPARGGSKGVPGKNLARVGGVPLVTRAIRAALAARTVETVLVSTDDREIAEVARAAGARVVERPDELSGDTASSESAVLHAIATLPEPPEATVLIQCTSPFLDPDDLDAAITRVLDGTADSVFAALECHEFQWAEGPDGVAGVGHSAAFRPRRQDRAPHFRETGAFYVMRTTGLLEHGHRFFGAIAAQPVPREHAVEIDSHADLAVARALAPLADRPEPLDVDAVVTDFDGVHTDDRAGVGQDGTETVTVSREDGMGVALLKKAGIPFLILSTETNPVVRARAEKLGVPVLHGVADKAAVLEKWLRDAGWDPARVAYVGNDVNDLGCLALVGWPVAVPGAHPDVLAAARLVLTRPGGGGAVREVCDLVRTHKTSSQSEE from the coding sequence GTGCGACTCCACAGCGGACTTCACACGGGACGGGCGGTCTGCGTGATCCCGGCCCGGGGCGGCTCCAAGGGCGTCCCCGGCAAGAACCTGGCCAGGGTCGGCGGTGTGCCCCTGGTCACCCGGGCGATCCGCGCCGCCCTGGCCGCCCGGACCGTCGAGACCGTGCTGGTCTCCACCGACGACCGGGAGATCGCCGAGGTCGCACGGGCCGCGGGCGCCCGCGTGGTGGAGCGGCCGGACGAGCTGTCCGGCGACACCGCGTCCTCGGAGTCCGCGGTCCTGCACGCGATCGCCACCCTGCCCGAGCCGCCCGAGGCGACCGTCCTGATCCAGTGCACGTCGCCGTTCCTCGACCCCGACGATCTCGACGCCGCGATCACCCGGGTGCTCGACGGGACCGCCGACAGCGTCTTCGCCGCCCTGGAATGCCACGAGTTCCAGTGGGCCGAGGGCCCCGACGGAGTGGCCGGAGTGGGCCACAGCGCCGCGTTCCGGCCCCGCCGCCAGGACCGCGCCCCGCACTTCCGCGAGACCGGCGCGTTCTACGTGATGCGGACCACCGGCCTGCTGGAACACGGCCACCGGTTCTTCGGCGCCATCGCCGCCCAGCCCGTGCCGCGCGAGCACGCCGTGGAGATCGACTCCCACGCCGACCTCGCCGTGGCCCGCGCCCTGGCCCCCCTGGCCGACCGCCCCGAGCCCCTCGACGTCGACGCGGTCGTCACCGACTTCGACGGCGTGCACACCGACGACCGGGCGGGCGTCGGCCAGGACGGCACCGAGACCGTCACGGTCTCCCGCGAGGACGGGATGGGGGTCGCCCTGCTCAAGAAGGCGGGCATCCCGTTCCTCATCCTGTCCACCGAGACCAACCCCGTGGTCCGGGCCCGCGCCGAGAAGCTCGGCGTCCCGGTCCTGCACGGCGTCGCCGACAAGGCCGCCGTCCTGGAGAAGTGGCTGCGCGACGCGGGGTGGGACCCCGCGCGCGTCGCCTACGTCGGCAACGACGTCAACGACCTCGGCTGTCTGGCCCTCGTGGGCTGGCCGGTCGCGGTGCCCGGCGCGCACCCGGACGTCCTCGCGGCGGCCCGGCTCGTACTCACCCGTCCGGGCGGAGGGGGCGCGGTCCGCGAGGTCTGCGACCTGGTCCGCACCCACAAGACTTCTTCACAGAGCGAGGAATAG
- a CDS encoding N-acetylneuraminate synthase family protein encodes MSPNSTPVRIGDLSVGDGRPVYVIGEIGINHNGDMSICRQLIDVAANAGCDAVKFQKRTPEICVPVEQQSKIRSTPWGDMTYLEYKHRVEFDHEQYAEIAKYCGERGLQWFASPWDVPSVDFLEEFDVVTHKVASASITDRELLRALAATGKPVILSTGMSEIAEIDEAVEILGTENLVILHATSTYPLPAEEANLRTITTLRERYGVPVGYSGHERGLQISLAAVTLGACAIERHITLDRTMWGSDHAASLEPTGLQHLVRDIRVIETALGDGVKRVFPGEAEPRERLRRTTA; translated from the coding sequence ATGTCTCCCAACAGCACCCCGGTCCGCATAGGCGACCTCTCGGTCGGCGACGGCCGGCCCGTCTACGTCATCGGCGAGATCGGCATCAACCACAACGGCGACATGTCGATCTGCCGGCAGCTCATCGACGTCGCGGCCAACGCCGGCTGCGACGCGGTGAAGTTCCAGAAGCGGACGCCGGAGATCTGCGTCCCGGTCGAGCAGCAGTCCAAGATCCGCTCCACCCCGTGGGGCGACATGACCTACCTGGAGTACAAGCACCGGGTCGAGTTCGACCACGAGCAGTACGCCGAGATCGCCAAGTACTGCGGCGAGCGCGGCCTCCAGTGGTTCGCCTCCCCCTGGGACGTGCCCTCGGTCGACTTCCTCGAGGAGTTCGACGTCGTCACGCACAAGGTGGCGTCCGCGTCGATCACCGACCGCGAGCTGCTGCGCGCCCTGGCCGCCACCGGCAAGCCCGTGATCCTTTCAACCGGGATGTCGGAAATCGCCGAGATCGACGAGGCGGTCGAGATCCTCGGCACGGAGAACCTGGTCATCCTGCACGCGACCTCCACCTACCCGCTGCCCGCCGAAGAGGCGAACCTGCGCACCATCACCACGCTCCGTGAGCGCTACGGTGTTCCCGTGGGCTACTCCGGACACGAGCGCGGCCTCCAGATCAGCCTCGCCGCCGTCACCCTCGGCGCCTGTGCGATCGAGCGGCACATCACCCTCGACCGCACCATGTGGGGCTCCGACCACGCCGCCTCCCTGGAGCCGACCGGTCTCCAGCACCTCGTCCGCGACATCCGCGTGATCGAGACCGCCCTGGGCGACGGCGTCAAGCGGGTCTTCCCCGGCGAGGCCGAGCCGCGCGAGCGGCTGCGGCGCACCACCGCCTGA
- a CDS encoding glycosyltransferase family 2 protein translates to MGTAIAGAPRLTVVIPMRDVQSYVGDMLLTLRRNTAPDIEFLAVDDGSRDDTPRLLAESGVPGLTVLTNPSPLGLSGARNTGLDAARGEYVTFLDGDDWVAPGYFTALADTIEGLGCDFVRVDHIQVTGRRHVLHRAPMGRRGKVLDPRDAILPVHDRSMVDYPYAWAGVYRRSLGELLRFHDRLHTAEDRPWIWRLHREAATYAVASLAGVFYRRAVAGSLTRIGDARQLHFFDAFDLVLSDLESDPEAEKLRRKAVRTYCALIAHHLTERDRLTPALRRELRRRARKTVEGFPPDALAEALPGLGADRRDLFADLLGIDA, encoded by the coding sequence ATGGGGACGGCCATCGCGGGAGCGCCCCGGCTGACGGTCGTCATCCCGATGCGGGACGTCCAGTCCTACGTCGGGGACATGCTGCTCACCCTGCGCCGCAACACCGCGCCGGACATCGAGTTCCTGGCCGTCGACGACGGCAGCCGCGACGACACGCCGCGGCTGCTCGCCGAATCCGGGGTGCCCGGCCTGACCGTGCTCACCAACCCGTCGCCGCTCGGCCTGAGCGGGGCGCGGAACACCGGGCTGGACGCCGCGCGCGGCGAGTACGTCACCTTCCTGGACGGCGACGACTGGGTCGCGCCCGGCTACTTCACCGCGCTCGCCGACACCATCGAAGGGCTCGGGTGCGACTTCGTCCGGGTCGACCACATCCAGGTGACCGGGCGGCGGCACGTGCTGCACCGGGCGCCGATGGGCCGCCGCGGGAAGGTGCTCGACCCGCGCGACGCGATCCTGCCCGTGCACGACAGGTCGATGGTCGACTACCCGTACGCCTGGGCGGGCGTCTACCGGCGCTCGCTCGGCGAGCTGCTCCGGTTCCACGACCGGCTGCACACCGCCGAGGACAGGCCGTGGATCTGGCGGCTGCACCGGGAGGCGGCGACCTACGCCGTCGCCTCCCTCGCCGGGGTGTTCTACCGGCGCGCGGTCGCCGGCTCGCTCACCCGCATCGGCGACGCCAGGCAGCTGCACTTCTTCGACGCGTTCGACCTCGTCCTGTCCGACCTGGAGTCCGACCCCGAGGCCGAGAAGCTGCGCCGCAAAGCCGTGCGGACGTACTGCGCGCTGATCGCCCACCACCTGACCGAACGGGACAGGCTCACCCCGGCCCTGCGCCGGGAACTGCGCCGCCGCGCCCGCAAGACCGTCGAGGGGTTCCCCCCCGACGCCCTCGCCGAGGCCCTGCCGGGGCTCGGCGCCGACCGCCGTGACCTGTTCGCCGACCTGTTGGGCATCGACGCTTGA
- a CDS encoding alpha-2,8-polysialyltransferase family protein, which translates to MSATQILLASTPFGALTLAAALDAGLLGAGDAKRVLIVSNNAAIPELTPGLTEQPGWAAIGKRFDVLVDWNAEIAPLHPSGWQPREEELPLYERWLRDRWGLTGQDVELVVESIAVAPARTLCALFFDAPITVYSDGLMSYGPTRSALPTGVGSRIDRLLHLDLVPGLIPHLLREYAVPSATIPDAAFRKVLDELTEAVRPALTAPDGTAVPEGTPLVVGQYLAALEILTAQEEDDLHVAMLRGVVARGHTTVLFKPHPASPVRATERLANEARRLGARLLVVDQPVPAETWCAAVRPALIVGCFSTAQITAARYYGVPAAAVGTAGLLDRLAPYENSNRVPVTIVDATVPALGEDGVLAEPEFPGPALEPLVTAVTYAMQAGTRPELRSAAVRYLDERWPDVQRYFKRRRLTSLGLPGGLPAGERALVSAALPRASRRRKLAVAALRRVDRLRD; encoded by the coding sequence TTGAGCGCTACACAGATCCTCCTGGCCTCGACCCCGTTCGGGGCCCTGACCCTCGCCGCCGCCCTCGACGCCGGGCTCCTCGGCGCCGGGGACGCCAAGCGCGTCCTCATCGTCAGCAACAACGCGGCGATCCCCGAACTCACCCCCGGGCTCACCGAGCAGCCCGGCTGGGCGGCGATCGGGAAGCGCTTCGACGTGCTCGTCGACTGGAACGCCGAGATCGCGCCGCTGCACCCGTCGGGGTGGCAGCCCCGCGAGGAGGAGCTGCCGCTGTACGAGCGGTGGCTGCGCGACAGATGGGGACTCACCGGGCAGGACGTCGAACTCGTGGTCGAGTCGATCGCGGTCGCGCCCGCCCGGACGCTGTGCGCGCTGTTCTTCGACGCGCCGATCACCGTCTACTCCGACGGGCTCATGTCCTACGGGCCGACCCGCAGCGCGCTGCCGACCGGCGTCGGCAGCCGGATCGACCGGCTCCTGCACCTCGACCTCGTCCCCGGCCTCATCCCGCACCTGCTGCGCGAGTACGCCGTGCCGTCGGCGACCATTCCCGACGCGGCGTTCCGCAAGGTCCTGGACGAGCTGACCGAGGCCGTCAGGCCCGCGCTGACCGCGCCGGACGGGACCGCGGTCCCCGAAGGCACACCACTCGTCGTCGGTCAGTACCTGGCCGCTCTGGAAATCCTGACCGCGCAGGAGGAAGATGACCTCCATGTGGCGATGCTGCGTGGAGTCGTGGCCCGTGGGCACACGACCGTGCTCTTCAAGCCCCATCCGGCCAGCCCGGTCCGGGCGACCGAACGCCTGGCGAATGAGGCCCGGCGGCTCGGCGCGCGGCTCCTGGTCGTCGACCAACCCGTACCGGCCGAGACTTGGTGCGCGGCGGTACGGCCCGCACTGATCGTCGGCTGCTTCTCGACGGCGCAGATCACCGCGGCGCGCTACTACGGCGTCCCCGCGGCGGCGGTCGGCACCGCGGGCCTGCTCGACAGGCTCGCGCCGTACGAGAACAGCAACCGCGTCCCGGTCACCATCGTCGACGCGACCGTGCCCGCCCTCGGCGAGGACGGCGTGCTCGCCGAGCCGGAGTTCCCCGGCCCGGCGCTCGAACCCCTGGTGACCGCGGTGACCTACGCCATGCAGGCGGGCACCCGTCCCGAACTGCGGTCCGCGGCGGTCCGCTACCTCGACGAGCGGTGGCCGGACGTCCAGCGGTACTTCAAGCGACGCCGCCTCACCTCGCTCGGGCTGCCCGGCGGGCTCCCGGCCGGGGAGCGCGCGCTCGTCTCCGCCGCGCTGCCCCGGGCGAGCCGCCGCCGCAAACTCGCGGTCGCCGCGCTGCGCCGGGTCGACCGGCTGCGGGACTGA
- a CDS encoding glycosyltransferase family 2 protein → MSVLSVISPVRDVARYVPDLLASLSANVRPGFEFLVVDDGSTDATAELLRRARVPGLRILTHQAPGGPSAARNTGLAEASGRYVTFLDGDDWIRPGYLAELVAAIETLGCDFVMTDHIEAKGARRILRVPPEARLGERLPARPAILPQHDKSMVDYPYTWAGIYRRALGPLLEFDPRLHTAEDRPWFWRLYRRADDFAVVSLRGLFYRRGATTALTRIGDARQLHYFDAFDGILADLTADGEPPELHYKAIRNYCAIMARQIGAEARLTPGLQATQRARAAATLRTFPPDVLASVLRGWGPERRDLLEGVAGLTDQPPRGTRGTRSARRTRMSAR, encoded by the coding sequence ATGTCCGTCCTGTCGGTGATCAGCCCGGTCCGTGACGTAGCCCGCTACGTCCCCGACCTCCTCGCCTCCCTGTCCGCCAACGTCCGGCCGGGCTTCGAGTTCCTCGTCGTCGACGACGGCTCCACCGATGCCACCGCCGAGCTGCTGCGCCGCGCCCGCGTCCCCGGCCTCCGGATCCTGACGCACCAGGCGCCGGGAGGCCCGTCTGCGGCGCGGAACACCGGCCTCGCCGAGGCGTCCGGCCGGTACGTCACCTTCCTCGACGGCGACGACTGGATCCGGCCCGGCTACCTCGCCGAACTCGTCGCCGCCATCGAGACCCTGGGCTGCGACTTCGTCATGACCGACCACATCGAGGCCAAGGGGGCGCGGCGGATCCTGCGCGTCCCGCCCGAGGCCAGGCTCGGCGAGCGGCTGCCCGCGCGGCCCGCGATCCTGCCGCAGCACGACAAGTCGATGGTCGACTACCCCTACACCTGGGCCGGGATCTACCGCCGCGCGCTAGGCCCGCTGCTGGAGTTCGACCCCAGGCTGCACACCGCCGAGGACCGCCCCTGGTTCTGGCGGCTCTACCGGCGCGCCGACGACTTCGCCGTCGTGTCCCTGCGCGGGCTGTTCTACCGGCGGGGCGCCACGACCGCGCTCACCCGCATCGGCGATGCCCGGCAGCTGCACTACTTCGACGCGTTCGACGGCATCCTCGCCGACCTCACCGCCGACGGGGAGCCGCCCGAACTGCACTACAAGGCGATCCGCAACTACTGCGCCATCATGGCCCGGCAGATAGGAGCCGAGGCCCGCCTCACCCCGGGGCTCCAGGCGACCCAGCGCGCAAGGGCGGCCGCCACCCTTCGCACGTTCCCTCCGGACGTCCTGGCCTCGGTCCTGCGCGGCTGGGGGCCCGAGCGCAGGGACCTGCTCGAAGGGGTCGCGGGCCTGACCGATCAGCCGCCGCGCGGCACGCGCGGCACGCGCAGCGCCCGGCGGACGCGCATGAGCGCCAGGTAG
- a CDS encoding DUF6716 putative glycosyltransferase, giving the protein MRVLAVADSDSYLKWGAALLRGLPGEHRLVVVRSPITPSAEQRAAAVSGSGYDLPPVVSARQYRALLRSLDPDAVLLCCTGPVVRALAPAVSRGRRRVLVTGLPGISVPATQRAWELRASADLFVVHSGREVAEFSAIGRALGLPGRVVRATLPFLGNLPEAGAPDRVVFATQAKVPAERADREAVLHALAALALGRPDLRVVVKLRALPGEEQTHRELLHYAELWPDLPYDRDLLEFDAGPMRSHLQSAAGFVTVSSTAALEAIASGVPLLVLEDFGVSAEMINLVFEGSGVLGTLDELARGAFKKPDPRWCRENYFHPASEDDWADALDDLVATADGLPPRPRAAGGRKERLRARLRVELPPPAYLALMRVRRALRVPRVPRGG; this is encoded by the coding sequence TTGAGGGTCCTCGCCGTCGCCGATTCCGACTCCTATCTCAAGTGGGGCGCAGCGCTGCTGCGCGGGCTGCCCGGCGAGCACCGGCTCGTGGTGGTGCGCTCGCCGATCACGCCGTCGGCCGAGCAGCGGGCCGCCGCGGTGAGCGGGAGCGGCTACGACCTCCCGCCCGTGGTGTCGGCCCGTCAGTACCGGGCGCTGCTGCGGAGCCTCGACCCGGACGCGGTGCTGCTGTGCTGCACCGGGCCGGTCGTGCGCGCGCTCGCGCCCGCGGTCTCGCGGGGCCGCCGCCGCGTCCTGGTGACGGGTCTGCCGGGCATCTCCGTCCCGGCCACCCAGCGCGCTTGGGAGCTGCGGGCCTCGGCCGATCTCTTCGTGGTGCACAGCGGACGTGAGGTCGCGGAGTTCTCGGCCATCGGCCGCGCGCTGGGGCTGCCCGGCCGGGTCGTCCGGGCCACGTTGCCGTTCCTGGGGAACCTGCCGGAGGCGGGCGCGCCCGACCGCGTCGTGTTCGCCACCCAGGCGAAGGTCCCCGCCGAGCGGGCCGACCGCGAGGCGGTCCTGCACGCGCTCGCCGCGCTGGCGCTCGGCAGGCCGGACCTGCGGGTCGTGGTGAAGCTGCGCGCGCTGCCCGGCGAGGAGCAGACGCACCGGGAACTGCTGCACTACGCGGAGCTGTGGCCCGACCTGCCCTACGACCGGGATCTGCTGGAGTTCGACGCGGGCCCGATGCGCTCCCATCTTCAGTCGGCCGCCGGGTTCGTCACGGTCAGCTCGACCGCGGCGCTCGAGGCGATCGCCTCCGGCGTCCCGCTGCTCGTCCTTGAGGACTTCGGCGTGTCGGCCGAGATGATCAACCTGGTCTTCGAGGGCAGCGGGGTGCTCGGCACCCTGGACGAGCTGGCGCGCGGCGCGTTCAAGAAGCCCGATCCGCGCTGGTGCCGGGAGAACTACTTCCACCCGGCGTCCGAGGACGACTGGGCGGACGCGCTCGACGATCTCGTGGCCACCGCCGACGGGCTGCCGCCCCGGCCGCGCGCGGCGGGCGGCCGCAAGGAGCGGCTGCGCGCCCGGCTGCGGGTGGAGCTGCCGCCCCCCGCCTACCTGGCGCTCATGCGCGTCCGCCGGGCGCTGCGCGTGCCGCGCGTGCCGCGCGGCGGCTGA